The following proteins are co-located in the Methanobrevibacter sp. genome:
- a CDS encoding thioredoxin family protein — translation MKRNNMYFIVFIIVVIIAAGAWFSMNGDSKKQETSNQEFDAEDAPGSLSEALQTAKTKDKKVFAVFESATCIYCTQLRENTLNNDQVMEKLNESYVVVTIDINDNPEIASKYGIFSTPTMLILDGEGNEIKSIEGYHGPEDLIKLI, via the coding sequence ATGAAGCGAAATAATATGTATTTCATTGTTTTCATAATTGTTGTTATCATTGCAGCAGGTGCATGGTTTTCAATGAATGGAGACTCTAAAAAACAAGAAACCTCAAATCAGGAATTTGATGCTGAGGATGCTCCTGGAAGTTTGTCTGAGGCACTTCAAACTGCTAAGACTAAAGATAAAAAAGTTTTTGCAGTATTTGAATCAGCCACCTGTATTTACTGTACCCAATTAAGGGAAAATACACTGAATAATGATCAGGTAATGGAAAAACTTAATGAAAGTTATGTAGTTGTCACAATTGATATAAATGACAATCCTGAAATCGCCAGTAAGTATGGAATTTTTTCAACTCCGACTATGCTGATTTTAGATGGTGAAGGTAATGAAATAAAATCTATCGAAGGGTATCATGGACCGGAAGATTTAATAAAACTGATATGA
- a CDS encoding cytochrome c biogenesis CcdA family protein, producing the protein MELVLFVSFFTGVISILSPCILPILPIFIGFNLKKRKNTEIISFILGLFAIFIIILFATVYFTIVIHKYLNYIRVISAVFLLLIGGFLLTDYSFNFPTLTYKNQDNAFILGFLTSLSWAPCYSGYLISLLALLVNSGNPAVVAVNILVYCLGFGLTLLVLGYALSKIDLTRFVDKSLNIQKIFAVLIIIGAVYMLITALGGVL; encoded by the coding sequence ATGGAACTTGTTCTGTTTGTTTCTTTTTTTACAGGAGTAATTTCAATTCTCTCTCCTTGTATCTTACCTATTTTACCGATATTTATAGGATTCAATCTTAAAAAAAGAAAAAACACCGAGATTATCTCATTTATTTTAGGTTTATTTGCTATTTTTATAATAATCCTGTTTGCAACTGTGTATTTCACAATAGTTATTCATAAATACTTAAATTATATTAGAGTTATATCTGCGGTTTTCCTGCTTTTGATTGGAGGATTTTTATTAACTGATTATTCATTTAACTTTCCAACATTAACCTATAAAAATCAGGACAATGCATTTATTTTAGGATTTCTAACCTCCCTATCATGGGCACCATGCTATAGCGGATATCTGATTTCACTTTTAGCATTGCTTGTAAATTCAGGAAATCCTGCAGTTGTAGCAGTTAACATTTTAGTATACTGTTTGGGATTTGGATTGACATTATTGGTTTTAGGTTATGCCCTTTCTAAAATAGACTTAACCAGGTTTGTTGATAAATCTTTAAATATTCAGAAGATATTTGCAGTATTAATCATAATTGGAGCCGTTTATATGTTAATAACTGCTCTTGGAGGAGTACTGTAA